A single region of the Massilia sp. erpn genome encodes:
- a CDS encoding type 4a pilus biogenesis protein PilO has protein sequence MATDLKQLGETLAAQFRGLQGVHPGQWPLAPRLLCAFGVTVAVMVLGYFGYWSGQFEEQETGAARELKLRDEYKIKVAQAVNLDALIAQKQQVDQYVVRLEKQLPSKAEMAALLSDINQAGLGRGLQFELFRPGQVVVKDYYAELPIDIKVAGRYHDIGSFAGDMANLPRIVTLNNMNLNTAKDGSLVLEAVAKTFRYLDQEEVAAQRKAAADKKKGNKK, from the coding sequence ATGGCGACCGACCTGAAACAACTGGGAGAGACACTGGCGGCGCAGTTCCGCGGCCTGCAAGGCGTGCATCCGGGCCAGTGGCCGCTGGCGCCGCGCCTGCTGTGCGCCTTCGGCGTGACGGTGGCGGTGATGGTGCTGGGCTACTTCGGCTACTGGAGCGGCCAGTTCGAGGAGCAGGAGACCGGCGCCGCGCGCGAACTCAAGCTGCGCGACGAGTACAAGATCAAGGTCGCGCAGGCCGTCAATCTCGACGCCCTGATCGCGCAGAAACAGCAGGTCGACCAGTATGTGGTGCGGCTTGAGAAGCAGCTGCCCAGCAAGGCCGAGATGGCAGCCCTGCTGTCCGACATCAACCAGGCCGGCCTGGGACGTGGCCTGCAGTTCGAGCTGTTCCGCCCCGGCCAGGTGGTGGTCAAGGACTACTACGCCGAGCTGCCCATCGATATCAAGGTGGCGGGGCGCTACCACGACATCGGCTCCTTTGCCGGCGATATGGCCAATCTGCCGCGCATCGTCACCCTCAACAATATGAACCTGAACACGGCCAAGGATGGCTCCCTGGTGCTGGAAGCGGTGGCCAAGACCTTCCGCTACCTGGACCAGGAAGAAGTGGCGGCCCAGCGCAAGGCGGCGGCCGACAAGAAGAAGGGGAATAAAAAATGA
- a CDS encoding PilN domain-containing protein, translated as MIRINLLPHREEKRKQRKAAFFGLLTLGGLLGVALVLLVGGYNARAIAIQDQRNEVLKKAIVELDKKIATIATLKQEIEALKARQQAVEDLQGDRNQPVYLLDELVKQTPSGVYLKGFKQDGQRVTVGGYAQSQERVSELLRNLAGASPWLEKPDLIEVRAANLAQGKSTKKVVEFNLIVSIKRPRDKDKPDEGSPGVKPGAAGNAAKAAQP; from the coding sequence ATGATACGCATCAACCTGCTCCCGCACCGCGAGGAAAAACGCAAGCAGAGGAAGGCCGCCTTCTTCGGTCTGTTGACCCTGGGCGGCCTGCTGGGCGTGGCCCTGGTGCTGCTGGTGGGCGGCTACAACGCGCGGGCCATCGCCATCCAGGACCAGCGCAACGAGGTGCTGAAAAAAGCCATCGTTGAACTGGACAAGAAGATCGCCACCATCGCCACCTTGAAGCAGGAAATCGAGGCGCTCAAGGCGCGCCAGCAGGCGGTCGAGGATTTGCAGGGCGACCGCAACCAGCCCGTCTATCTGCTCGATGAACTGGTCAAGCAGACCCCGTCCGGCGTCTACCTGAAAGGCTTCAAGCAGGATGGCCAGCGCGTCACGGTCGGCGGCTATGCGCAGTCGCAGGAACGCGTCTCGGAACTGCTGCGCAATCTGGCGGGCGCCTCGCCCTGGCTGGAAAAGCCCGACCTGATCGAAGTGCGCGCGGCCAATCTGGCCCAGGGGAAAAGTACGAAAAAGGTGGTGGAGTTCAACCTGATCGTCAGCATCAAGCGCCCGCGTGACAAGGACAAGCCGGACGAGGGCAGTCCCGGCGTCAAGCCGGGGGCTGCCGGCAATGCGGCCAAGGCGGCCCAACCCTGA
- a CDS encoding pilus assembly protein PilM, producing MVDLKTLFGGGHPPLVGIDISTSSVRLVELSDAGKEGVRLERCATEALPRGAVTDGNIENMDQVVDAVRRVVKKSGTRARHVALGMPPAAVITKKIILPAGMSEEQLEVQVESEASQYIPFALDEVSLDFDVIGPVGNSPDDIEVMLAAARREKVEDRVAIGEASGLKASVMDIESYAARAALDRIVAQLPDGGAGQIIALFQIGAQVTHISVMLDGQTIYEREQPFGGNSLTQDIVRSFGLSYEEAEARKRSGELPENYAADILAPFLDSAALEVTRAIQFFFTSTPYTKVDQIYLAGGCALIPGLLDIVASRTKISSTVLSPFKGMQLAAGVREQQLRGDAPAYLVACGLALRRFG from the coding sequence ATGGTAGACCTCAAGACCCTGTTCGGTGGCGGCCATCCGCCGCTGGTCGGCATCGACATCAGCACGTCGAGCGTGCGGCTGGTGGAATTGAGCGATGCCGGCAAGGAGGGCGTGAGGCTGGAGCGCTGCGCCACCGAGGCGCTGCCGCGCGGCGCGGTCACCGACGGCAATATCGAGAACATGGATCAGGTGGTCGACGCCGTGCGCCGCGTCGTGAAAAAGAGCGGCACGCGGGCCCGCCATGTGGCGCTGGGCATGCCGCCCGCCGCCGTCATCACCAAGAAGATCATCCTGCCGGCCGGCATGTCCGAAGAACAATTGGAAGTGCAGGTCGAATCGGAAGCCAGCCAGTACATTCCCTTCGCCCTGGATGAAGTCAGCCTCGATTTCGACGTGATCGGCCCGGTCGGCAATTCGCCCGACGATATCGAGGTGATGCTGGCCGCGGCCCGCCGCGAAAAGGTGGAGGACCGCGTCGCCATCGGCGAAGCCTCGGGCTTGAAGGCCAGCGTCATGGACATCGAATCCTATGCCGCGCGCGCCGCGCTGGACCGCATCGTGGCCCAGCTGCCGGACGGCGGCGCCGGCCAGATCATCGCCCTGTTCCAGATCGGCGCCCAGGTCACGCATATCTCGGTGATGCTGGACGGGCAGACCATCTATGAACGCGAGCAGCCTTTCGGCGGCAACTCGCTGACGCAGGACATCGTGCGCTCCTTCGGCCTGTCCTATGAGGAGGCGGAGGCGCGCAAGCGCTCCGGCGAGCTGCCGGAAAACTACGCCGCCGACATCCTCGCACCGTTTCTCGACAGCGCGGCGCTCGAAGTCACACGCGCCATCCAGTTCTTCTTCACCTCCACGCCCTATACCAAGGTTGACCAGATCTACCTCGCCGGTGGCTGCGCCCTGATCCCCGGCCTGCTCGATATCGTTGCCAGCCGCACCAAGATCTCCAGCACCGTGCTGTCGCCCTTCAAGGGCATGCAGCTGGCGGCCGGCGTGCGCGAGCAGCAGCTGCGCGGCGACGCGCCGGCGTATCTGGTGGCCTGCGGACTGGCGCTGCGGAGGTTCGGCTGA